CTATTGGACGGTTTCTTCCAACGCCGACGCGAGTTCTTCAATGAACAGAACAAGGTCATTCAGGAACGTCTAGAAAAATACGACGAACTGATCCGGCTTGCTTTCCGGGCCAATCGTCTGGGCGATCTGGACGCTGCTTTTCAGGAAGTACGTCGGCTCAACAACGCCTGGAAACAGGTGGGCGAAGTACCCATCAAGAAAAGTGGCAAACTGTACAAGCAGTTCAAAAAAGCGACGACGATGTTCTACGCGAAGTACAACGACGCGAAGGGCATTGTTATCCAGCCGAAGATTGACCCGCGAATTGAGGCTCAAATGAAAATGGCCGACGAAGCCGAACGTCTGTCGAAACAGTCGGATATTTTTGCGGCTGCCGACCGGGCGAAAGTCCTGTTGAATAGTTGGAAAGAAATTAAGGTTCCCTTCAAGTTGCAGGATAAGGTCCTGAATGAGCGGTTCCGGTCGGCCTGTGACAAGATTTTTGAGTTGAGCTACCTGGGCCGTGTGTTAACTCGAAAATATCCTGCTTTTGAATTGAAAAGTAAGGCGGAGCAACTACGGACCAAAATTCGGGAGATGGAGTACCTGATTAAACGGGAGAAAAATGACCTCCAGTTTGCGCTACAGGATGCGGAAGGTCTTGACCCGAATAATGCAGAAGATAAGATGATTCTGAACAAAATTGGCACTCAAAAACGCAAAATTGCCATGAAAGAAACCATTCTGCGCGAATTCCAGAAACAATTGGAAAGTGTAGGATACTGATTAACAGGCAGGAGTTATCCCCTATAATGAACGTGCCACGGTTTCAGAACCGTGGCACGTTTCGTTTTACCGAATTGTTATTGGGCTATGGAAACAAACCTGAATAACCCCGATTTTTTAACGTCCGACACTGACTTCCGGGCAGCCATTGTCCCCGGCAAATTTGTCCGGCTGGAGTATTTGACCGGCTTAAATGAGTTTATCAAAGCCGATGCACTCATCAAACAACTATCGTACGAGAATGGCGCTGAATGGCTTGAACTGGCCACTGGCGAAATTATTCCGCTCGACCGAGTTGTAAGCATTTCGGGTAATTTATCTCCGCGTTATCCCGGCTATGGCAATTACTCCTGTGATTGCTGACCGTTAGTCAATCCTATCAAAGCCACAATACGGTACGAGAACGTTCGGAATCCGAATACCTTCTGGCGTCTGATTATTTTCCAGAATAGACGCCAGAATACGCGGCAAAGCTAACGCAGAGCCATTGAGCGTATGCATCAGTTGCATCTTACCCTCCAATTTCGAGCGCAGTTTTAGCCGGTTGGCCTGATACGTTTCAAAATTCGATACCGAGCTAACTTCCAGCCAGCGCTGTTGAGCAGCCGACCACACTTCCATATCATACGTCAATGCTGATGTGAAGCCCATGTCGCCCCCACAAAGCCGTAAAACCCGGTAGGGTAATTCCAGCTTTTGCAGTAACCCCTGCACATGCTGGCTCATGTCTTCTAGTGCAGCATAGGAATTTTCGGGTTTCTCAATCCGCACTATTTCAACTTTGTCGAACTGGTGCAGGCGGTTCAGCCCCCGTACATGCGCTCCCCAAGAACCCGCTTCACGTCGGAAACAAGGTGTATACCCCACATTTTTAATGGGCAGTTGGGCCTCAGGCACAATGACATCGCGGTAAAGATTCGTAATGGGGACTTCAGCCGTCGGAATCAGGTAGAGTTTATCTTCCGTTATGTAATACATCTGGCCTTCTTTATCGGGTAACTGTCCCGTTCCAAAGCCCGAATCTTCATTGACAACAATAGGCGGTTGCACCTCCAGATACCCGGCTTTCAGGGCTTCATCGAGGAAAAAATTGATCAACGCCCGCTGAATACGCGCCCCCTTGCCTTTGTAAACCGGAAAGCCAGCGCCCGAAATTTTAACCCCCAGCTCGAAATCGATGATGTCGTACTTTTTGATTAGCTCCCAGTGCGGTTGTGCGCCTTCATAAAGCGACGGTTTCTCGCCATTTTCCAGTACAACTTCGTTATCATCAGCCGAGCGCCCTTCGGGAACGCTGCTATGCGGAATATTCGGGATAGTTACCAGAACAGCCTGCAAATCGATTTCGATCTGACGGAGCGTTTCTCCCAGCACTTTCGAACGGGCCTTCAACTCGGCCGTTTCCGCTTTAGCGGCATCAGCGGCAACTTTATCCCCCGCTTTCATTAAGGCCCCAATCTGACCTGCTTTGGCGTTTGACTGCGCCAATACATCATCGAGTTCACGTTGTGTATCTCGCCGTTGCTGATCGAGCATTAGTACCTGATCAATAATAGCTTCGGCATTCGCGAAATGCCGTTTATGAAGCCCTGTTAGTACAGTTTCCTTATTCTCACGGATAAAGGGTAATTGAAGCATTAGCTTTTGTCGATAATACGTTTGATTACAGCTATAAACTCTTCTGTTTGTGGAACTAAAGGCAGGACATCTTCGGCTGTGAATATGACAAAATCCTCATAGTCACTAAAGTTACGTTCATTAAATAACTGAGCGTAAAACCTCCACCATTCTACTGTTAATAAGCCTGTTTTGACAAAATGCAACTCCAGCATCGCTTTAGCGCCGGAGTGAGCTTTCACTTTTATGTCACACTTGAACAACAAGGCCGATACTGCATGAAAAGCAGCATAATACAAACGATTTATAGCCACTTCCCAATCTTGTGCCGCAACTAATGTTTGATCAGCCTTAAAATCCTTATCGGCCTTGAGCAATCGAAAAGTAACGATTTCATCTTTTGTGATGCTCATAGTATGCGTCCATCCTGTTTGATATTCTGATAACGCGAGGTCAATTCCAGATTTTGCCAGGCTGCTTTATTTTGAATAACTGTTTCTATGACGCGCTCGCTATCCAGTTCAAGATAAAATAGATTATCACGCATTCGCCTTTTGAACGATTGATCAACTACGTTATCTGTAAGCACTAAGAAATCCCAATCGGAGTCGCTTCTGGCATCCTTTCGCGCTCGGGAGCCAAACAACCATACCTCAGCCTTCGGGTCTATGTCATGGACATACCGTTTAACTGCCTGCAAAAATTGTCTGTCCGTCATCGTCATTGTATAGATTAGATAATACCAGATAGCCAAACTACTAGAAAGAGAAAATTAGGCCGAAAACAGGCCATCGTTTAGTGCATTCAGGGCATCTGCTTTGTATTTGCCATGAACTAATAGCGACAGATTACTTTCCGTACCACCATACGAAATCATCCGAATCGGGATGTTTTTCATTGCGTTAAATACCCGAACAGCTACCCCTTCATTATCAGCGCTGAAGTTCCCTACAATACAGATAATCGTCTGATCGTAATCGGGTTCTTCCAGCGTACAGAATGTGCTAAGTTCAGCTTTAATTTCATCGATTCGCTCCGTATTGTCGATTGTGACGGACACCGAAACTTCGGAGGTCGTAATCATATCAACAGGCGTTTTATACTTCTCGAAGATCTCAAAAATCCGGCGCAGGAACCCATAGGCGTTCAGCATCCGGGTCGAGTGAATGTATAACGCGGTGATGCCGTCTTTAGCGGCAATTGCTTTAAACACCTGATCGCTCGTGCGGTCGGCAATGAGCGTACCGGGGGCACTGGGGTCCATGGTGTTTTTCAACCGCACGGGTACGCCAAACATACGGGCGGGCGTGATGGTAGACGGATGCAAAATTTTAGCACCGAAATACGCCAGTTCAGCCGCTTCGTCGAACGTCAGTTCCCGAACGGGGAACGTGTTTTTGACAATGCGCGGATCGTTGTTGTGCATCCCGTCGATGTCGGTCCATATCTGGATTTCTTCGGCCCGAATGGCACCACCAATCAGTGAAGCGGTATAATCTGACCCACCACGCTTGAGGTTATCGACTTCACCCCGTGGGTTTCGACAGATAAAGCCCTGCGTAACAATGATCTGCTTATCGGTATGCTGCGGCAGCATCTCGGCCAGTGTCTGCTCTGTAAACGCAATTTCAGGCTCATTATCCGCATCAATCCGCATAAACTCCAGTGCAGGCAGCAGCGTGGAAGCTACGTTCTCCTCGTCCAGATAGGCCTGGAACATTTGGGTACTCAACAGTTCACCTTCAGCTACAAGTTCTTTTTCCTGTTTGAGCGTGAACGGTTTGATGCGAGTCAGCGACCGGATAAAGGCAAATTCATTATCAATAATTTTCTGTCCGGCTGCTTTGCCCTGCTCGGTCCTATACAGTTCGGCAATAAAGCCATCGTAGTGCGCCTTGAGCGTATCGATTTTGGCATTCGCATCGGCGTCGTTGTTTACTTTCAACGATTCTCCAATAGCTAAGAGGGCATTCGTTGTACCCGACAAAGCTGATAGCACGACAATTTTTCGGGTGCTATCTTCAGTAACCAAATGGCGGATGGACTGCATACGTTCCGGTTTCCCAACCGACGTACCGCCAAATTTCCAGACGTGCATTTTTAATTAGTGAAAGAGTGAATGAGTGAAAGAGCGAACAAGTTGAGAGCATAAAATCGCTCTTTCACTCATTCACTCTTTCACTCTTTAAAACTTGCTATAAACCTGTTCTTGTAATCCAATCATTTTGATGGCAGTGATAGCGGCTTCATCGCCTTTGTTACCGTGTTTACCACCTGCCCGGTCGAGTGCCTGCTGTTGGTCGTTGGGTGTCAGAACACCGAAAATAACGGGCTTTCCAGTTTTCAGGCCAACGTTGGTTAATCCCTGAGCTACAGCATGATTGATGTAATCATTGTGCTTGGTTTCCCCCTGAATCACGCAACCCAGGGCGATAACGGCGTCAATATCATCGCGCTGTGCAAACCATTGGGCGCCCAGCGTTAGCTCATAACTACCAGGTACGTTTCCCCGGACAACGTTTTCGGCTTTAGCTCCGTATTGCAACAACGTTTGATGAGCCCCTTCAAACAAAGCTTCGGTCACTTCACTGTTCCATTCGGAAACTAGTATCGCAAACCGGCGTTCACTGACATCGGGTAGGTCGTTGGTCGAAAATACACTCAGACTTTTTGCAGCAGTGGCCATTCTGAACCTGGATTTAACTGATTAATGGATTTTCTGGATTTTGTTTGAATCGGATTTTTATCGATCAAAAAGATATACCAACCTGCCTCTAAAACCAACCAGAAGCAAAATCGCGTACATCCTTAATCTGCGTGCAGATTTAATCCCGCCGGGCGGCCGGAGCGGCTCTGCCAATAAAAAAGGACAAAACCGGCTTCGGCTTTGTCCTTTGCTGTATTGATTGGATCAAGTACGCTTACGACTCACCGACGGTAGCTTCCAGTACGGATTTGTACTTTTTAGCACTACCTGCCTCGGCGGACTGAGCATACTTCTCAATAATTTCGTTGTATGTATCGATAGCCTTATCATTCTGTTTAGCCTGTTCATAAGCAACAGCCAATTTCATCAGATAGCCAGGCGTAAAGTACTTATTCGACTTATAATCAGCAGCTTTCCGGTAATAGTCAGCGGCCTCATCGAAGCTTTTCTTTTCCATGTACGCATCACCCGTGAGTGCATAGGCCCGCGCCTGAACCAGCAGATCAGATGAGCTGAATGCTTTCAGATGTTCGATCGCATCATCGTACTTACCCTGTTTCAACAAGGCAATACCCGAATAAAACTCAGCCAGATTACCGGCTGGTGTAGAGCCGTAATTGCTTGCCACAGCCAACAGGCCAGGGCTTTTACCGTCGCCATTCAGTGCTTTCTTGGTTGAATCGGCTTCGAGTTGATAAACCGATGGGAACATTTCGACCTGGGCCGTATCATCCTGCTCGCTGATATAGTAGCGATAGCCGAAGTAACCAACCACCAGCAACAAAATACCGCCCAGTACCCCAAACACGATGTTTCGGTTCTGTTCAAAAAAGTCTTCGGCCCGTTCTAACTGACCAGCCAGTGCGTCTGGATCTTCCAAAAACTCCAGTCCGCTATTCTTTTTGCTCATGCTTTTGCAATTTGGACTGCAAAATTAGGAATATTTACCATTATGAAAAAGGGTAATTATCAAAACTTTACGAATCCAGTCCGTTTTGTAATTCAATATCACGTACAGACATAACCTCCGACGAACGCACTTCCCGAATTTGATGCGGTAATAGGGTCTCTACTGCCACGGATTCACCCGTAAGTGTCACAAATTCAACTTCGTAGGCTTTACCGCCATTGTAAACGGTTAAAATGGTTCCAACATCCCCGACCTTCAGGCGTCCATCTGCAATCTCTTCCTGAAGTACGACTAAATCATACTCGCTCATAGACTCATATACTGCTTCAGAAAAAGAAACGCTCGACATTGCATCTTGTTTTGTTCATAATTAAATAACTTTGCCGTGCTAATCTTCCAGGGGTGCCCCAAACAACGGGCTGAGATTATACCCATTGAACCTGCGCAGGTAATGCTGTGAAGGGAAATGTGCTCATAGGCTACGTCTGTGAGTGTTTTTACAAATATCATACCAATAACAAGGTAGGTTTGGCCCCTTGCCTATCGTAACCATTTTCAGTCATGAAAAAAGGTACGACCTATCTTACCAATTCTAGTGTCCTGGTAGCCTTGCTGCTACTCAATCTGCCTGCCTGGGCGCAATTTTTTATTTCAGGTAAAGTATCTGATGCCGACGGCGGTACACTACCAGGTGCAGCCGTTATGCTGGAAGGCACCTACAAAGGCACCTACACCGACGTAGCCGGAAATTTTCAACTGGCCAATGTGAAACCGGGATCTGTATCCGTAAAAGTTTCACTGCTGGGCTACGAATCCCAAACGCAAACTGTAACGCTAAGTCAAAATACGACCATCGACATTAGACTGACCAAAACGGCAGTTGCAGTCGATGAAGTCGTGGTCAGTGCGACGCGCGCGAATCAAAAATCGGCCATTGCCTATAGCGATGTAACTCGTCGGGATCTGGACAAACTGAATCTGGGTCAGGATATTCCACAGTTGCTCAACTTTACCCCTTCTATCGTGACCACCTCCGATGCCGGAACGGGTGTTGGTTACACAGGCATTCGCATACGAGGCTCCGACGCGACGCGGGTTAATGTGACCTTGAATGGTATACCCTATAACGATGCCGAATCGCAGGGAACGTTTTTTGTCGATATGCCCGACTTTGCTTCTTCGGTCAGCAGTATCCAGATTCAGCGGGGCGTCGGCACATCGACCAATGG
This window of the Spirosoma aerolatum genome carries:
- a CDS encoding aspartate kinase, translated to MHVWKFGGTSVGKPERMQSIRHLVTEDSTRKIVVLSALSGTTNALLAIGESLKVNNDADANAKIDTLKAHYDGFIAELYRTEQGKAAGQKIIDNEFAFIRSLTRIKPFTLKQEKELVAEGELLSTQMFQAYLDEENVASTLLPALEFMRIDADNEPEIAFTEQTLAEMLPQHTDKQIIVTQGFICRNPRGEVDNLKRGGSDYTASLIGGAIRAEEIQIWTDIDGMHNNDPRIVKNTFPVRELTFDEAAELAYFGAKILHPSTITPARMFGVPVRLKNTMDPSAPGTLIADRTSDQVFKAIAAKDGITALYIHSTRMLNAYGFLRRIFEIFEKYKTPVDMITTSEVSVSVTIDNTERIDEIKAELSTFCTLEEPDYDQTIICIVGNFSADNEGVAVRVFNAMKNIPIRMISYGGTESNLSLLVHGKYKADALNALNDGLFSA
- a CDS encoding nucleotidyltransferase domain-containing protein, with product MTDRQFLQAVKRYVHDIDPKAEVWLFGSRARKDARSDSDWDFLVLTDNVVDQSFKRRMRDNLFYLELDSERVIETVIQNKAAWQNLELTSRYQNIKQDGRIL
- a CDS encoding HEPN domain-containing protein produces the protein MSITKDEIVTFRLLKADKDFKADQTLVAAQDWEVAINRLYYAAFHAVSALLFKCDIKVKAHSGAKAMLELHFVKTGLLTVEWWRFYAQLFNERNFSDYEDFVIFTAEDVLPLVPQTEEFIAVIKRIIDKS
- the ribH gene encoding 6,7-dimethyl-8-ribityllumazine synthase, which gives rise to MATAAKSLSVFSTNDLPDVSERRFAILVSEWNSEVTEALFEGAHQTLLQYGAKAENVVRGNVPGSYELTLGAQWFAQRDDIDAVIALGCVIQGETKHNDYINHAVAQGLTNVGLKTGKPVIFGVLTPNDQQQALDRAGGKHGNKGDEAAITAIKMIGLQEQVYSKF
- the serS gene encoding serine--tRNA ligase translates to MLQLPFIRENKETVLTGLHKRHFANAEAIIDQVLMLDQQRRDTQRELDDVLAQSNAKAGQIGALMKAGDKVAADAAKAETAELKARSKVLGETLRQIEIDLQAVLVTIPNIPHSSVPEGRSADDNEVVLENGEKPSLYEGAQPHWELIKKYDIIDFELGVKISGAGFPVYKGKGARIQRALINFFLDEALKAGYLEVQPPIVVNEDSGFGTGQLPDKEGQMYYITEDKLYLIPTAEVPITNLYRDVIVPEAQLPIKNVGYTPCFRREAGSWGAHVRGLNRLHQFDKVEIVRIEKPENSYAALEDMSQHVQGLLQKLELPYRVLRLCGGDMGFTSALTYDMEVWSAAQQRWLEVSSVSNFETYQANRLKLRSKLEGKMQLMHTLNGSALALPRILASILENNQTPEGIRIPNVLVPYCGFDRID
- a CDS encoding DUF349 domain-containing protein, coding for MENASLVDEYGYVKDGKVFLKGYLNYEDRQIGEVKRTEQEALDYFKNRFIIAENKVSQLESDIAEAQNKGSYLTKLVQLRKKLLGFDALGDFPPLLERLDEQEKLLADLITVNQRKNYDIKKALIAEAEAIVDSNDWRPTADALQEIKTKWIKTGPVDKSVEAEVEGRFQELLDGFFQRRREFFNEQNKVIQERLEKYDELIRLAFRANRLGDLDAAFQEVRRLNNAWKQVGEVPIKKSGKLYKQFKKATTMFYAKYNDAKGIVIQPKIDPRIEAQMKMADEAERLSKQSDIFAAADRAKVLLNSWKEIKVPFKLQDKVLNERFRSACDKIFELSYLGRVLTRKYPAFELKSKAEQLRTKIREMEYLIKREKNDLQFALQDAEGLDPNNAEDKMILNKIGTQKRKIAMKETILREFQKQLESVGY
- a CDS encoding DUF4926 domain-containing protein; this translates as MSEYDLVVLQEEIADGRLKVGDVGTILTVYNGGKAYEVEFVTLTGESVAVETLLPHQIREVRSSEVMSVRDIELQNGLDS
- a CDS encoding tetratricopeptide repeat protein, translated to MSKKNSGLEFLEDPDALAGQLERAEDFFEQNRNIVFGVLGGILLLVVGYFGYRYYISEQDDTAQVEMFPSVYQLEADSTKKALNGDGKSPGLLAVASNYGSTPAGNLAEFYSGIALLKQGKYDDAIEHLKAFSSSDLLVQARAYALTGDAYMEKKSFDEAADYYRKAADYKSNKYFTPGYLMKLAVAYEQAKQNDKAIDTYNEIIEKYAQSAEAGSAKKYKSVLEATVGES